TATTATGAACAGGCTCAGAAAATTTACCGCGATATTGGCGATCTCTTGGGGGAAGCATATACATTAAAAGCCATCGGCGATGTTTTACAGTTTCTCAACCGACACAGCGAAGCTTTAGAAAAATACGAACAAGCATTGGCATTCTACCGCGATGTTGGCGATCGCTTGGGAGAAGCATATACATTAAAAGCCATCGGCGATGTTTTGCAGTTCCTCAACCGCAGTAGCGAAGCCTTAGAAAAATACGAACAAGCATTGGCATTCTACCGCGATGTTAGCGATCGCTTGGGAGAACCTAATACATTAAGAGCCATCGGGGATGTTTTCCAGTTCCTCGACCGCACCAGCGAAGCTTTAGAAAAATACGAACAAGCATTAGCATTCTATCGCGATATTGGTGATCGCTTGGGGGAAGCTAATACATTACAAGCCATCGGCGATGTTTTTCAGTTCCTTAAGTGCAGCAGCGAAGCGTTAGAAAAATACGAACAAGCATTAGCATTCTACCGCGATGTTGGTTCTCGCTTGGGAGAAGCTAATACATTAAGAGCCATCGGCGATGTTTTGCAGTTCCTCAAACGCAGCAGCGAAGCTTTAGAAAAATACGAACAAGCATTGGCATTCTACCGCGATATTGGCGATCGCTTGGGGGAAGCTAATACATTACAAGCCATCGGCGATGTTTTGCAGTTCCTCAACCGCAGCAGCGAAGCTTTAGAAAAATACGAACAAGCATTGGCATTCTATCGCAATGTTGGTTCTCGTTTGGGGGAAGCTAATACATTAAGAGCCATCGGCGATGTTTTGCAGTTCCTCAACCGCAGCAGCGAAGCTTTAGAAAAATACGAACAAGCATTAGCATTCTATCGCGATGTTGGTGATCGCTTGGGGGAAGCAAATACATTACAAGCCATCGGCGATGTTTTGCAGTTCCTTAAACGCAGCAGCGAAGCCTTAGAAAAATACGAACAAGCATTAACATTCTATCGCGATGTTGGCGATCGCTTGGGGGAAGCAAATACATTACAAGCCATCGGCGATGTTTTGCAGTTCCTTAAACGCAACAGCGAAGCCTTAGAAAAATACGAACAAGCATTAGGATTCTATCGCGATATTGGTTCTCGCTTGGGGGAAGCTAACGTGCTGCAAGAGTTTGGTAAATTACAAGATAACCCAGCACAAGCTCTAGAATATCTCCAACAAGCCCAAAGCCTCTATAATCCAATTGGCAATATTTATAGCCAAAGCCGCAACCTGTTATTGATTGCCGATATGCAATTTAAAATGGGACAGACAGAAGCTGCAATTAATTCTTTAACCGAGGCGGCTGAACTCGCTGATGCTATTAATTACGAACCCTTTCAAAAATACGCCCAAGAAATATTAACCCAAATTAAAAATAATCCCAAAAACTTGTAGAGACGCGATGAATTTAGACGCAATTCATCGCGTCCCCTTTAGATCATCCCGGAAGCTGCTTTTTCAATGCTTCCAAAGAAGCCCAACGACTATCCCCCGGATTTTTAGAACCATCAGCATCAACGTTCAAAATACCCGGACAATCGAGGTTACAAAGCTGACGCTGAGGTAATGCTAAACACATCTGCTCGTATAACCATTCACTGGGATAAAAATAACCTTTAGGTGACAGAGTTTCCACTAAATCTTCCAGCACCACTTCCCGTTCTAAAGGCAAGTCCTCTATTTGAGCAGCAGCTTCATCTAACCAAATAACTTCTTTGGTATTCAGCGTCAAACGTTGATTATATTGCTGCAAACAACGGTTACAAGTACAAGTAATAATTGTTTCTGCCTGACTGGACACTTCCAAGTAATTGCCTTGATGCTGCACCCGCAAGCGACCGCGAACAGGTGTCAAGCTTTCCAGACCAGGTAGAAACTCTTGAACTTGAATTTCCTCTGTCCGCTCCGGGGCTTTGGTGAGCTGCGGAATAAAAATTGCGTCCATAGGATTTCGATATAAACACGAAAATTTAAGTTTTACTATCAGCAATTCTGCTAACAATACAACTCTATTTTAACTTCCATTATTCGCCGTCGCTGGACAAACTACCAAATGACGGTGCGGTTCTCTACCACGACTGAAGGTTTGCAAATCTGCAAATTCTTTCAAGAAAGAGTGGATTTGCCGCCTTTCGGCTGAACTGAGAGATTTTATTTCTACTTCTCCACCAGAAGCCCGGACTTCATCAGCTGCGGCTTCTGCCATTGCGTGAATTTCCGCTTGTCTTTTGACGCGGTAGCCGTTCAATTCAATGGTATAAGAAGCTTGTGAATCTTCGGCTAGTCCGAGGTTTAGCACCGAATTAGCTAAATATTGAATCGCATCTATAACCGAACCATCAGCGCCAATTAAAACGCGGATTTCTTCGGTTGTCAGATTCGTTTGATCAATGGTCAACCAGTAGCTATCTAGCTCTGGGGAATCGCCAAATTGAGGCGGGTCAATTTCTAAATTCCCCTTAATCTCTGCCGGTATTCCTGTTAGTTGCAGCAGCGTTGTTAACCACTGCTGCCCTCTTTGCATGGGACTTTCAAGCATCATCAACCCGTAGTCTTTTTCTTAGAACTTTTTGGCTCAAATGGTAAAGTTCTCTGTTCTGCTGCTGTTTCTTTCTCTTGGGTGGCTACGATTTCTTGTAGTCCCTCTGGTAGAGGTTCACGTGAGAGAATATAAGTTTGGGCAGTTTGGAAAATATTACCAATTACCATATACATCAACACCCCAGCTGGTAGGGGGAAGAACAAAAACATTCCAGAAAATATAACTGGTGTGATTTTGTTAACTGTCTCTTGTTGCGGGTTACCACCACTGGAATTCTGCCCGGAAATCATTTGGCTGACATAAAGACTCACCCCGAAAAACAGGATCATTGAGACGATATCCCA
This genomic interval from Nodularia sp. LEGE 06071 contains the following:
- a CDS encoding YceD family protein, whose translation is MDAIFIPQLTKAPERTEEIQVQEFLPGLESLTPVRGRLRVQHQGNYLEVSSQAETIITCTCNRCLQQYNQRLTLNTKEVIWLDEAAAQIEDLPLEREVVLEDLVETLSPKGYFYPSEWLYEQMCLALPQRQLCNLDCPGILNVDADGSKNPGDSRWASLEALKKQLPG
- a CDS encoding tetratricopeptide repeat protein; this encodes MLTDDVKAENQRNYQKLIVSLEASQGILNLLIAVCDDSNLRAKLIQQYETELKQQDFLTYRVRVRRQDPSLRYALAHLVETEPDLQQSEAAVITVLGVDELLSVKLDSPKSEQDRFFGYLQWTREALREFTFPVVLWVTESVLIRLAERAPDFWSWRGGVFCFTRESVTVESRGISESNHIFQSAPEDIGGLPLEEILQLIAQIEAEGKEAPLLATLYESLAKAYEQRYENHQNRQLAIQAYQKAIALQTKLGLKADLADSLKNLGNLYFELKNEVKLAEDYYEQAQKIYRDIGDLLGEAYTLKAIGDVLQFLNRHSEALEKYEQALAFYRDVGDRLGEAYTLKAIGDVLQFLNRSSEALEKYEQALAFYRDVSDRLGEPNTLRAIGDVFQFLDRTSEALEKYEQALAFYRDIGDRLGEANTLQAIGDVFQFLKCSSEALEKYEQALAFYRDVGSRLGEANTLRAIGDVLQFLKRSSEALEKYEQALAFYRDIGDRLGEANTLQAIGDVLQFLNRSSEALEKYEQALAFYRNVGSRLGEANTLRAIGDVLQFLNRSSEALEKYEQALAFYRDVGDRLGEANTLQAIGDVLQFLKRSSEALEKYEQALTFYRDVGDRLGEANTLQAIGDVLQFLKRNSEALEKYEQALGFYRDIGSRLGEANVLQEFGKLQDNPAQALEYLQQAQSLYNPIGNIYSQSRNLLLIADMQFKMGQTEAAINSLTEAAELADAINYEPFQKYAQEILTQIKNNPKNL
- a CDS encoding protein jag, producing the protein MMLESPMQRGQQWLTTLLQLTGIPAEIKGNLEIDPPQFGDSPELDSYWLTIDQTNLTTEEIRVLIGADGSVIDAIQYLANSVLNLGLAEDSQASYTIELNGYRVKRQAEIHAMAEAAADEVRASGGEVEIKSLSSAERRQIHSFLKEFADLQTFSRGREPHRHLVVCPATANNGS